A stretch of the Microcebus murinus isolate Inina chromosome 6, M.murinus_Inina_mat1.0, whole genome shotgun sequence genome encodes the following:
- the ACOT6 gene encoding acyl-coenzyme A thioesterase 6 isoform X2: MLQHPKVKGPSVGLLGFSKGGDLCLSMASFLKGITATVLINACVANTIAPLHYKDMIIPNLGNDLGKLKITESGHFIFLDIWNNPVEEPNQLSLIPLEKAQGPFLFIVGMDDHNWKSEFYAHIASERLQAHGKERPQIICYPETGHCIDPPYFPLFKASMHAVVKKIVFYGGEPRAHSRAQVDAWQQIQMFFHKHLNGKKSVSHSKI; encoded by the coding sequence GTGAAAGGCCCTAGTGTTGGGCTTCTTGGCTTCTCCAAAGGAGGTGATCTGTGTCTCTCAATGGCTTCTTTCCTGAAGGGCATCACAGCCACTGTACTTATAAATGCCTGTGTGGCCAACACAATCGCTCCTCTGCATTACAAGGATATGATTATTCCTAATCTTGGCAATGATCtaggaaaactaaaaatcactgagtcaggacatttcatttttttggatATTTGGAACAATCCTGTGGAGGAACCCAATCAGTTAAGTCTTATTCCATTGGAAAAGGCCCAGGGTCCCTTCTTGTTTATTGTTGGCATGGATGATCACAACTGGAAGAGTGAATTCTATGCTCATATAGCCTCTGAAAGATTACAAGCCCATGGGAAAGAGAGACCCCAGATAATCTGCTACCCAGAAACAGGTCATTGTATTGACCCaccttattttcctctttttaaagccTCTATGCATGCAGTGGTCAAAAAAATAGTATTCTATGGAGGTGAGCCAAGGGCTCACTCAAGGGCACAGGTGGATGCCTGGCAGCAAATTCAAATGTTCTTCCATAAACATCTCAATGGTAAAAAATCTGTGAGTCACAGCAAAATATAA